GGAGGAATGTAtgcagggtggagtgggggaatgtaggcagggtggagtgggggaatgtatgcagggtggagtgggggaatgtatgcagggtggagtgggggaatgTAGGCAGGGTGGAGTGAGGGAATGTGGGCGGGGTGGAGTGAGGGAATGTATGCAGGGTGGAGTGGGGAATGTATGCAGGGTGTAGTGGGGGAATGTAggcagggtggagtgggggaatgTAGGCAGGGTGGAGTAGGGGAATGTGggcagggtggagtgggggaatgtatgcagggtggagtgggggaatgTATGCAGCGTGGAGTGGGGGAATGTAtgcagggtggagtgggggaatgtatgcagggtggagtgggggaatgtgggcagggtggagtgggggaatgtaggcagggtggagtgggggaatgtatgcagggtggagtgggggaatgtatgcagggtggagtgggggaatgtgggcagggtggagtgggggaatgGTGCTGGTTGAGGGGATTTAAGGGGATTGAGTTTACACATCCTGTGTTAGTCGGCAAGAGGAAACGAGGGAACtgtggagggggtgggtgggggaggggaggaggttAAGTTTATAACCACTTCCACCACTACGCCAATCATTTCTACAACTGAACTACCATGATAGAATTAACCACAGCGATTCGTCAGACAACTAGTCCCACACCTGGCACTGGAGGTACTGACCCAAATAGTCCCACACCTGACACTGGAGGTACTGACCCAAATAGTCCCACACCTGACACTGGAGGTACTGACCCAAATAGTCCCACACCTGACACTGGAGGTACTGACCCCAAGGACAATCCACAGTCTCCGCCATTCAAACAGGTACGTGAAGCGAGGCGACGCGGTGCTCTCCCTTGACCATGCATCTTCCAAGTTGTCCCTCTTGCTTTATAAAGTGTGTGCATTGGATCAAGGTGAGCATTTTTAACCAACCTAATCATGAGTAATGGGTGAGTCTATAGTATTTATCCGTGTTCGTCCGTGTGAACGTCCCTCCGGCCGTTGACAAAAAAAACCTCTCATAACGTAGAGGTTATCTCAAACGTTTTTTCCAGGTAGACCTTTTAAACTTTGCACAATTTTAGGGTTTAATGATCTCATGAAATGACCtgagtttggttgaccctcgtcaaattgtagggtcacagcagggtcatggtcatgttcgtttcataaaaacttaacgttgagttTATCTCGGATGTATTTGAAGTTAGGGCTTtgaatctttcttcttttttggggggtgggggggggggggtgaggtgaggtggggaggggggtgtgtgggaggtggggtgggggagggttcCTCCTTTGAAGACCTAAAAACACCCATGGGAAAGTCAGGTATTATAAAAGAAgaagtcttacaatgggggtaaacttacagaggttatgaacataaGATATGAGAAAACAGGTTCTTGAAAAGTGGAGGGTCTTACTGGGGGTTGGGGTATTAACAGGGAGACCGAGTCTTCTGTCAAGTTGGGTAATAAGAGAGGAAGTCTTCTATTGGGTGGTCTTAAcaagcgagggggggggggggggggggggggcgttcaaaGTCGAGTCGGGTAAGCTGTtgcttatttttgttaaaaataaaaatgggaCAGTAGCTGGCGTGGACAAGAAAATATGACTCTAATTCTCCCTCCAAAAAATCACCAAAAGTGTGGGGTCAGCGAATCTAGTTTAATTAGGTTTGCAAAGTTTTGGATACAAACTTTATGAAAGACTAGATGAAGAACGTGTTCATTTAAAATGAAATAAGGAATGTAGAACTCAAAGGTGCacacggttttttttttagcaacaGAGCTAACATTGTAATAAAAACCGGTAAATTGAACTTTTCAAAActatttttgtcttgtttttgactcacctgagtattTGGTGTGTATTAGGATTCATATGTGTCTGGTGGTATGAACGGCCGGCGTGGACACAAACAATTAACGTTgacgtttttgactcacatgcgaagcaaaagtgagtctatgtactcacccgagtcgtccgtccgtccgtccgtccgtccggacgtccatccggaaaactttaacgttggatatttcttggacactattcagtctatcagtaccaaatttggcaagatggtgtatgatgacaaggccccaaaaaacatacatagcatcttgaccttgcttcaaggtcaagatcgcaggggccataaatgttgcctaaaaaacagctattttttacatttttcacattttctctgaagtttttgagattcaatacctcacctatatatgatatatagggcaaagtaagccccatcttttgataccagtttggtttatcttgcttcaaggtcaaggtcacaggagctcttcaaagttggattgtatacatattttgaagtgaccttgaccctgaactatggaagataactgtttcaaacttaaaaattatgtggggcacatgttatgctttcatcatgagacacatttggtcacatatgatcaaggtcaaggtcactttgacccttatgaaatgtgaccaaaataaggtagtgaaccactaaaagtgaccatatctcatggtagaaagagccaataagcaccattgtacttcctatgtcttgaattaacagctttgtgttgcatgaccttggatgaccttgaccttgggtcaaggtcacatgtattttggtaggaaaaatgtgtaaagcatgtgagtcgtatgggctttgcccttcttgtttttaaggtagacctctgaaactttgcacactattagggtttgatgatttcacgaagtaataataataataataataataataataaaacattcttttatagcgctgttcaccgccgaatggcagtctcatggcgctttacattagacattaaaatttaacattttacataacaagttttctcgtaagaaataacatacaagcattaaaaacaattcatagacAACAACCACTTATACTTATTTAAAATAATCTagaaacattgtttttaaaaagatggaaaaaaaccacaaaacaaaaaagccgTAAGATAAGTAATCGACACCtagttacacataaaaagtctgacaataaaacagaactctCATAAAAGCGTATAGATCTAAAACAGAACGAAGATGTAGCAACAAATGTGgggcaacaaattaaacaattaacaactagtcaacaagcaaacttatcattcagcacattcactcacaagtgaccccagtttggttgaccctcgtcataTTTGGGGAGTTACAGCGGGGTTatgttcgtttcataaaaacttaacgttgaggttatctcagaTGTTTTTGAATCTAGAGCTTTTGATACTATGCACACTTCTAGAGTTTGATAATCTACGGACTTGACGTAAATgtgattgaccctcgtcaagtttcggggtcacagggggtcatgttcgattcaTAATAACTTAACATTGATGTTATCTCAGGCGTTTTTGAagttagagctttgaaactttgaataCTTCCAAGTTGTCCCCCTTGCTTTATAAAGTGTGTGCGTTGGACCCAGGTGAGCATGGACCAAGTGATTTTTGACCCATCTAATCATGAGTAATGGGCGAGTCTATAGTATTCATCCGTGTCCGTCCGTGTGAACGTCTGTCCGGCCGTGGACAAAAACCCCACCTCATAACGTAGAGGTTATCTCAAACGTTTTTCCAGCTAGAGAAACTGGAGTTGTCAGACAGTTATACAGTTAGCTGGTACAGAGACACAGTCATGTTGATAGAGAAAGGAAATGTTATTGTGCTGATTTGTGTTGGCGTTCATAATTAGGTCAAGTCACAAGGGCCTGTAGGTGTCTTGTCCGCTTGGATCTCGATTATTTCCCTGAATCATTCAGAATGACAGTTTTAAGTGTCACCTTGAGGTCTCTGCGAAAACACACAATGACAACACATGATTTGTCATCAATTTAGCGTTTGTAAAGTCTTTCGTATGGCCGAGTTCTAGTACTGAGGATTTTCTTAAAACATTCTTTTGTACGTAAAGGTTTTTAAGATATAAAATACTATTTCTCAAGGTGACGGCAACCAAGACACACCAGACGAGGATAAGGGCAATAACGAGAGAGAACACATAGGCAAGTCATCACAAGATAACAAAGGCAAGGCATCACAAGCCAGCGCTACCAGCTGGCTGGCAATCGGTCTTGGTGTGGCGGGAGCTGTTGTCTGTCTCGGTGTCGGTCTCGGCGTCGCGCACCACTGGAGGAAGAAAAGGAGCGGTCAACAGAGCATGACGCCAGCCGCcaccccctcccttcctcctcCACCCGCTGACGGGAACACGGAGACCGCCATGAACACCGGTGACACTGCCAACGTCGGTCAATCTGGTCAAGACCCACACATCGATGTTGACGATGCAGGCAGCCAGGCCAGTGCAGACTCTGACGCTGACACTGCCAGTGATGCTTCGTCGGATGCAGATTGATTATTAACCCATCTCCGCAGTATAAACAACATCGCTTGGAGTTTCtctgatggtttttttttaatccagaACTTAAAAACGTTACAGACTTTTACATAGGAATAATTCCCACACTTGATGTAAATCTCGCTGAGCCTCGTCAACTTTCAATGGATGAATCTTGGgatgagatttgtttttaatcatGTGTTGGGGGTTAGAACTGACATACGTCACAAATGTAAAGGGGTTGATAACACCCTGTCATAGTTCACATTAGCTGATCCTCGGCTCATTTTAAAGTCGCATGGGGATTGAATTTGGAcatattttgtttaattttcttAACAGTTTTGAAGCTTAAACTGTCCAATTTAGCTGGTTTAAAGTATTTAGTAACCGTCTTCTGTCGATGTCGCATTGgttttattgactcacatgcgaagcaaaagtgagtctatgtactcacccgagtcgtccgtccgtccgtccgtccgtccgtccgtccgtccgtccgtccggacgtccggacgtccggaaaactttaacgttggatatttcttggacactattcagtctatcagtaccaaatttggcaagatggtgtatgatgacaaggccccaaaaaacatacttagcatcttgaccttgcttcaaggtcaaggtcgcaggggccataaatgctgcctaaaaaacagctatttttcccatttttcccattttctctgaagtttttgagattgaatacctcaccaacatatgatatatagggcaaagtaagccccatcttttgataccagtttggtttaccttgcttcaaggtcaaggtcacaggagctcttcaaagttggattgtatacatattttgaagtgaccttgaccctgaactatggaagataactgtttcaaactta
This region of Littorina saxatilis isolate snail1 linkage group LG8, US_GU_Lsax_2.0, whole genome shotgun sequence genomic DNA includes:
- the LOC138974254 gene encoding uncharacterized protein isoform X1; its protein translation is MLGFPLLSVLTSSSPQGQQPGVGGGSGKGLTSSSPQGGAGKGLTSSSPQGKSDVTGDGNQDTPDEDKGNNEREHIGKSSQDNKGKASQASATSWLAIGLGVAGAVVCLGVGLGVAHHWRKKRSGQQSMTPAATPSLPPPPADGNTETAMNTGDTANVGQSGQDPHIDVDDAGSQASADSDADTASDASSDAD
- the LOC138974254 gene encoding uncharacterized protein isoform X2, producing the protein MLGFPLLSVLTSSSPQGQQPGVGGDGNQDTPDEDKGNNEREHIGKSSQDNKGKASQASATSWLAIGLGVAGAVVCLGVGLGVAHHWRKKRSGQQSMTPAATPSLPPPPADGNTETAMNTGDTANVGQSGQDPHIDVDDAGSQASADSDADTASDASSDAD